One Scleropages formosus chromosome 8, fSclFor1.1, whole genome shotgun sequence DNA window includes the following coding sequences:
- the epb41b gene encoding protein 4.1b isoform X1 yields MTTEVSVAGEADNQQKASQPEPEPEQLERPPPSAQEPGAPLEEPAPKPRSSSSAGRGFSRLFSSFLKRQSQCSEGEATETEKAERKEDQVQEDRQNLEEPIKAPIADPEPELRTEGDTAHDLQSLSSADTQPAQEDRVGADTEKDLEEEGDKGEDRNKQEEDQGKREEDRANKLKPETKAPEKPRAPKAPRRSRIMWCQVTLLDDTLYECELDKHAKGQELFTKVCDHLNLLERDYYGLAIWETPNTKTWLDFTKEIRRQVQGSKYDFTFNVKFYPPDPAQLTEDITRYYLCLQLRKDILSGSLPCSFVTLALLGSYAVQSELGDYDQDIHGSSYVKELHFAPSQTKELEEKVMELHHTYRFMTPAQADMMFLENAKKLSMYGVDLHQAKDLEGVDIMLGVCSSGLMVYKDKLRINRFPWPKVLKISYKRSSFFIKIRPSEQEQYESTIGFKLPNYRASKKLWKVCVEHHTFFRLTSVEATTPRKFLALGSKFRYSGRTQAQTRQASSMIDRPAPHFQRSASKRASRSLDGAGGKSHQATSLHPIQERTEEDDWFSLDSIHLPLTPFLSEHTDMCIPSTSVAETVEQRTQKSQKTMEKMTQQEEAMLKHKIQQVDTLQERLQLRKREEEDDWSGLLKYICLGPATVIPEHSDESITLTSIAETVQQKTLEWETVEQETSQQQKEELLEDKVQQVETLQERLQLTKRVEEDDWFVLPQYIHPGPPVVTPVETDEQQIQEWGMKMEDMTQQQKEEMLDDKEGLQQPKRVEEDDWFPLLEYNHLGPPTIAPVMAFQHPPEYPEISITSRSVAQTAEDEFQEWEMKIEELAQQQKEEMLEDTVQQVETVLERLQLTERVEEDDWFVQLEYISSGPSVVTPVTAFQHVLEYPEADISSTSLAQTLEQKTHEREAIVEEVTHQQKEEMLDDKLQLVEMLQERLRLAKREEKDDWFILLKYIHPPPVTPAMPFQHVPEHPDVSITSSSVTETAEQKTEELITVEEATSQQQMEELLEDKVQQGETLPKGLWLAKRKEKDDWFFLFKCTRSERHFVIPEHPDVSITLTSIAETVEQKTPEWVTIEQEISQQRKEELLEDKVQQVETLPERLQLVKRVEEDDWFVLLEYIFLGPPVVIPEYSGVDIITSSVVDTVEQKTQEEVSAVEETTKQQKEEILEEKVQQAETVPERLQLVKRVEEDDWFVLLEYIRSGPPIVTPAMPYQRVPEYPAVEVTATVVEDKKQKTLEDLTIVETTQQQEEILEDKLLQVETLQERLPLAKREEEDDWFVMLEYITSGRPVLTPVKPFLHVPEHPDVSVPPVSVLETVGKRIQKSVTVLEEAVQPQKEMLEEVLPLYKTRWEKLQPKQREEEDDWFVLLHRMPPVFAVKPSAVVTPGKTSRPVSAPVISPVALIEAGLPTMVVPSPAAIAVAPDEGFTPISLKARKETRKVEVKTEEQVAEPVVEVKMAAQREWTETLAVMATNGERWPQSPRVDMEQVQMRKKRAKRIEGETIYIRHSNLMLEDLDKTQEGILRHHASISELKRTFMEAVPEPRPSEWDKRLSTHSPFRSISINGQLQPSDESFCCPHTRDSSHCSTPRTDPNLSNTQGGMMDTSGPKQKVVGSGHASKEEDSQGRVDCRPCTQGEQTPMSTHRAHVQRLLSAAEEDGPLEAEPTCGAATAAPPTSYFKNEGLYLIRCFQPPLVKTHTVTIPDAFSPLHADISTKDVPVIQTETKTITYESPQKLMESEENKDPEVLLSAQTITSETVSTTTTTQITKMMKGGISETRIEKRIIITGDAEIDHNQALAQAIKEAKEQHPDMSVTKVVVHQETEITPE; encoded by the exons AGGCCCCCATTGCTGACCCTGAGCCTGAGCTGCGCACGGAGGGAGACACTGCTCACGATCTGCAGTCACTTAGCAGTGCAGATACCCAG CCTGCTCAAGAGGACAGAGTGGGTGCTGACACGGAGAAGGActtggaagaggagggagataAAGGAGAGGACAGAAACAAGCAAGAGGAGGACCAGGGCAAGAGGGAGGAAGACAGGGCAAACAAGTTGAAGCCAGAGACAAAAGCCCCAGAGAAGCCCAGGGCGCCCAAAGCCCCACGCCGGTCCCGCATCATGTGGTGCCAAGTCACGCTGCTGGATGACACACTATATGAATGCGAGCTAGAC AAACATGCCAAGGGCCAGGAGCTCTTCACCAAGGTCTGTGACCATCTCAACCTACTGGAGAGGGACTACTATGGCCTGGCCATCTGGGAGACACCCAACACAAAG ACTTGGCTAGACTTTACCAAGGAGATTCGCAGACAGGTGCAAG GTTCAAAATATGACTTCACCTTCAATGTGAAGTTCTACCCACCTGATCCAGCTCAGCTGACAGAAGACATCACAAG GTACTACCTGTGTCTACAGCTGCGCAAGGACATCCTAAGCGGTAGCCTTCCTTGCTCTTTCGTCACACTGGCCCTGCTGGGCTCCTACGCTGTACAGTCAGAGCTGGGTGACTATGATCAGGACATCCATGGTTCCAGCTATGTGAAGGAGTTGCACTTTGCTCCAAGCCAGaccaaggagctggaggaaaaggTGATGGAGTTACACCACACTTACAG ATTCATGACTCCAGCCCAGGCAGATATGATGTTCTTGGAGAATGCAAAGAAACTCTCTATGTATGGAGTTGATCTTCACCAAGCCAAA GATCTAGAGGGTGTGGATATCATGTTGGGAGTTTGCTCCAGTGGGCTGATGGTGTATAAGGACAAGCTGCGGATCAATCGCTTCCCATGGCCCAAGGTGCTCAAGATCTCGTACAAGCGCAGCAGCTTCTTCATCAAAATCCGCCCATCAGAG CAAGAACAATACGAAAGCACCATTGGCTTCAAGCTGCCCAATTACAGAGCTTCCAAGAAGctgtggaaagtgtgtgtggagcaccACACCTTCTTCAG GCTGACCTCAGTGGAAGCCACTACTCCCAGGAAATTCCTGGCCTTGGGCTCGAAGTTTCGCTACAGTGGTCGCACTCAGGCACAGACCCGCCAGGCCAGCTCCATGATCGACAGGCCTGCCCCTCATTTCCAGCGTTCGGCCAGCAAGAGGGCATCTCGGAGCCTAGATGgag CTGGAGGTAAGTCTCACCAGGCCACGTCATTGCATCCTATCCAAGAGAGGACGGAAGAAGATGATTGGTTCTCTTTGGACTCCATCCATTTGCCGCTCACTCCTTTTTTGTCAG AACACACAGATATGTGCATTCCCTCGACAAGTGTTGCAGAGACAGTTGAACAGAGGACTCAGAAATCTCAGAAGACAATGGAGAAAATGACACAACAGGAGGAGGCAATgctgaaacacaaaatacagcagGTTGACACACTGCAGGAGAGGCTGCaactgagaaaaagagaggaggaagaCGATTGGTCTGGTCTGTTGAAATATATCTGTTTGGGACCTGCTACTGTAATTCCAG AACATTCAGATGAAAGCATTACCTTAACAAGCATAGCAGAGACAGTTCAACAGAAGACTCTGGAATGGGAGACAGTAGAGCAGGAGACATCACAACAACAGAAGGAAGAGTTGTTAGAAGACAAAGTGCAGCAAGTTGAAACACTGCAGGAGAGGTTACAGCTGACAAAAAGAGTGGAGGAGGACGATTGGTTTGTTCTACCGCAATATATCCATCCAGGACCTCCTGTTGTAACTCCAG TGGAGACAGATGAACAGCAGATTCAGGAATGGGGGATGAAGATGGAGGACATGACACAACAACAGAAGGAAGAGATGTTAGATGACAAGGAGGGGCTGCAACAGCCAAAAAGGGTTGAAGAAGACGATTGGTTTCCTTTGCTGGAATATAACCATTTGGGACCTCCTACTATAGCTCCAG TCATGGCATTCCAGCACCCTCCAGAATATCCAGAAATAAGCATTACCTCAAGAAGTGTAGCACAAACAGCTGAAGATGAGTTTCAAGAATGGGAGATGAAGATAGAGGAGCTGGCACAACAACAAAAGGAAGAGATGTTGGAGGACACTGTGCAGCAGGTTGAAACTGTGCTGGAGAGGCTGCAGCTGACGGAAAGGGTGGAGGAGGATGATTGGTTTGTTCAACTGGAATATATTAGTTCAGGACCGTCTGTTGTAACTCCAG tCACAGCATTCCAGCATGTTCTAGAGTATCCCGAGGCAGACATTAGCTCTACAAGTTTAGCACAGACATTGGAACAGAAGACCCATGAAAGGGAGGCAATAGTGGAGGAGGTGACACACCAACAAAAGGAAGAGATGTTAGATGACAAACTGCAGTTGGTTGAAATGCTGCAGGAGAGACTGCGACTGGCAAAACGAGAGGAGAAAGATGACTGGTTTATTCTCCTGAAATATATCCATCCTCCACCTGTAACTCCAG CCATGCCATTTCAGCATGTTCCTGAACATCCAGATGTAAGTATTACCTCGAGCAGTGTGACAGAGACAGCCGAACAGAAGACTGAGGAATTGATTACGGTAGAGGAGGCGACATCACAACAACAGATGGAAGAACTGTTAGAGGACAAAGTGCAGCAAGGAGAAACACTCCCGAAGGGGCTGTGGCTGgcaaaaagaaaggagaaagatGATTGGTTTTTTCTATTCAAATGCACTCGTTCAGAACGCCATTTTGTAATTCCAG AACATCCAGACGTAAGCATTACGTTGACAAGCATAGCAGAGACAGTTGAACAGAAGACTCCGGAATGGGTGACAATAGAGCAGGAGATATCACAACAACGGAAGGAAGAGCTTTTGGAGGACAAAGTGCAGCAGGTTGAAACCCTGCCGGAAAGGTTGCAACTGGTAAAAAGAGTGGAGGAGGACGATTGGTTTGTTCTACTGGAATATATCTTCCTAGGACCTCCTGTTGTAATTCCAG AATATTCAGGTGTGGATATTATCACATCAAGTGTAGTAGACACAGTTGAACAGAAGACTCAGGAAGAGGTGTCAGCAGTGGAGGagacaacaaaacaacagaagGAAGAGATACTGGAGGAGAAAGTGCAGCAGGCTGAAACGGTGCCAGAGAGGTTGCAACTTGTAAAAAGGGTGGAGGAAGATGATTGGTTTGTTCTACTCGAATATATCCGTTCAGGACCTCCTATTGTAACTCCAG CAATGCCATACCAGCGTGTTCCAGAATATCCAGCGGTAGAAGTGACCGCTACAGTTGTAGAAGACAAAAAACAGAAGACTCTGGAAGATCTTACAATAGTGGAGACGACACAACAGCAGGAAGAGATATTAGAGGACAAATTACTGCAGGTTGAAACACTCCAGGAGAGGCTGCCACTGGCaaaaagagaggaggaagatgattGGTTTGTTATGCTGGAATATATTACTTCAGGACGTCCTGTTTTAACTCCAG tCAAGCCATTCCTGCATGTTCCAGAACATCCAGATGTTAGTGTTCCTCCGGTGAGTGTATTGGAGACGGTCGGAAAGAGGATTCAAAAATCGGTGACAGTCCTGGAGGAGGCAGTACAACCACAGAAGGAAATGTTAGAGGAAGTGTTGCCGCTTTATAAAACACGTTGGGAGAAGCTGCAACCAAAACAgagggaagaagaagatgatTGGTTTGTCTTACTGCATCGAATGCCCCCTGTGTTTGCAGTAAAACCTTCAG CTGTTGTGACCCCGGGGAAGACCTCCCGGCCTGTCAGCGCTCCAGTAATCTCACCTGTAGCCCTGATAGAAGCTGGTCTGCCCACTATGGTTGTCCCATCCCCTGCTGCCATTGCTGTTGCCCCTGATGAAGGCTTCACTCCCATCAGTCTCAAAGCCCGAAAAGAAACCAGGAAAGTGGAGGTGAAGACAGAGGAACAAGTGGCAGAACCTGTTGTGGAGGTTAAG ATGGCAGCGCAGAGAGAGTGGACGGAAACCCTGGCGGTGATGGCCACCAATGGGGAAAGATGGCCTCAG TCGCCTAGGGTGGACATGGAGCAGGTGCAAATGCGCAAG aaaagagCTAAGAGAATTGAGGGTGAAACTATCTATATCAGGCATAGCAATTTAATGTTGGAG GACTTGGACAAGACCCAAGAAGGGATCTTGCGGCACCACGCCAGCATCAGCGAGCTCAAGCGTACCTTCATGGAGGCGGTGCCTGAACCACGGCCCAGcgaatgggacaagcgactGTCCACGCACTCGCCCTTTCGCTCCATCAGCATCAACGGCCAGTTACAGCCTAGTGATGAG AGTTTCTGCTGTCCCCATACAAGGGATAGTTCACATTGTAGTACACCGAGGACTGATCCTAACCTCAGTAATACCCAGGGGGGGATGATGGACACTTCAGGTCCTAAACAGAAAGTCGTGGGGTCAGGGCACGCGTCAAAAGAAGAGGACAGTCAAGGCAGAGTGGATTGCAGGCCATGTACTCAAGGGGAGCAGACTCCAATGTCCACACACCGGGCTCATGTTCAGAGGTTGCTTTCTGCCGCTGAAGAGGATGGACCTCTGGAAGCAGAACCCACATGTGGTGCTGCTACAGCAGCACCTCCTACCTCCTATTTCAAGAATGAGGGTCTGTACCTCATTCGCTGCTTCCAG CCTCCTCTggtgaagacacacacagtcaccatCCCTGATGCCTTCAGCCCTCTTCATGCTGACATCTCCACCAAGGATGTCCCTGTGATCCAGACGGAGACCAAGACCATTACATATGAGTCGCCGCAG AAGCTGATGGAGAGTGAGGAGAACAAGGATCCGGAAGTACTGCTCAGTGCTCAGACTATTACCTCGGAGACAGTGAGCACCACTACCACCACCCAGATCACTAAG ATGATGAAAGGAGGAATCTCTGAGACTCGCATTGAGAAAAGGATCATCATCACTGGGGATGCTGAAATTGACCACAACCAG GCTCTTGCCCAGGCCATAAAGGAGGCAAAGGAGCAACACCCTGACATGTCGGTCACCAAGGTTGTGGTCCACCAGGAGACAGAAATCACCCCAGAGTAA